GATCGTCGACAACCTCTTCGCCGGCGAGAGCCCCGTGGGAGCCACGATCCGGATCAAGAAGATGCCGTTCACGATCATCGGCGTCCTCGAGAAGAAGGGGCAGAACACCTGGGGACGGGACCAGGACGATGTGATCGTGATGCCCTACACGACGGCCATGAAGAAGGTGAGCGGCACCACGCGGATCAGCATGATCCTCGCCTCGGCGAACTCCATGGCCGAGATCCCGCGGGCGACGGAGGAGCTGACGCAGCTCCTGCGCTCCCGGCACAGGCTGGCTCCGGGCGCAGAGGACGACTTCACGATCCGGACGCAGCAGGACATCGCCGACATCGCCGGCTCGACTTCCCGGGTGATGCGCATCCTTCTCGCCGCGATCGCGTCGGTCTCGCTCCTCGTCGGCGGCATCGGGATCATGAATATCATGCTCGTCTCGGTGACCGAGCGGACCCGCGAGATCGGCGTCCGCATGGCTGTGGGCGCGAAGGGGTGGCAAGTCCTCGTCCAGTTTCTCTCCGAATCGGTCGTCCTGGCGAGCATGGGCGGAGTCCTGGGCATCCTGCTCGGGATCACCGCGGCGCGCTTGGTCGGGAAGTTCGCGCGCTGGCCCGTCCTGATCGCTCCTGAGGCCGCCGCGCTCGCCTTCCTCTTCGCCGCGGCGATCGGGATCTTCTTCGGCTACTGGCCCGCGCGCAAGGCCTCCCGCCTCGACCCGATCGAAGCTCTGCGGTACGAGTAGGCTCAGCGAGTGAAGCGGGCCTGCAGCGCGACGATCCCCCGCGTCACCCCGAATCCCGCGAAGAGGACAAGAGCGATCACGGCCCCCGACGGGAGATCGAGCAAGTAAGAGGCGAACATCCCGATCAGGACGGCGGCGACGCCGATCGCGAGAGAGGCGATCTGGACCGTCACCAATCGGCGCGCGAAGAGGAGCGCGATCGCGCCCGGGAGGACGAGCAGGGCCGAGACGAGAATCGCCCCCACGATCTTCATCGCCGCGACCACTTCGATCGCCACCAGGAGGAAGAGGATCAGTCGCATGCGATCGACGGGAACTCCCTCCACCTGCGCCAGCTCCTCGTGGAACGTGGCCGACACAAGCGGCCTCGCGAGCGCCAGCGCCAGCGCGACGGCCAGGGCGGTCGCGCCGAGCGAGAAGATCAGATCCTCCGGAAGACAGGCGAGGATGTTCCCGAAGAGGAAGGAGAAGACATCCTGCGTGTACCGCTTCTGGAGCGAGAGGCAGACGACCCCCAGGGCCATCGAGGCGGCGACCAGCATGCCGATGGCGCTGTCCTCGCTGACCCTTCCCTTGCGCGTCCAGAGCGCGAGAACCACGGCGAGGAGACAGGCGAAGACGGTTCCCCCGAGAGAGAGATTCACGCCGATCAGCAGAGCGAGAGTCGCGCCTCCGAAGGCGGCATGGGCGAGGCCGTGGCCCGCGAACGACATCCGCCGCAGCACGACATAGGGCGAAAGGAGGCCGCATCCGACCGCGCTCAGCAGGCCGGCCGCCAGGGCGCGGCGGAGAAACCCGAGCTCGAGCCAGTCGGCCAGCATCAGTGGCGGTGCTCCAGGAATAGTTTGTGGACCCCGAAGGCCTGCGCCAGTCTCCCCTCGTCCAGCTCGGATGGAGAGCCGCAGAAGTGAATCGTCCCGGCGACGCAGACGACCTGGTCCGTGTGCGTGGAGACGACCGAGAAAT
This genomic interval from Candidatus Eisenbacteria bacterium contains the following:
- a CDS encoding FtsX-like permease family protein: MTRFLLLLRVALRAIARNKMRSALTVLGIIIGVAAVIAMIAIGEGASSMVQAQIASLGDNVINIFPGSSIGPGGRHGGAGTSSSLDEEDAAAIAQSVRSIRKVTPVVMTGAQIVYGNQNWSTSILGGGTDYLEIRRWGLTAGANFTESSVRGNAKVCLVGQTIVDNLFAGESPVGATIRIKKMPFTIIGVLEKKGQNTWGRDQDDVIVMPYTTAMKKVSGTTRISMILASANSMAEIPRATEELTQLLRSRHRLAPGAEDDFTIRTQQDIADIAGSTSRVMRILLAAIASVSLLVGGIGIMNIMLVSVTERTREIGVRMAVGAKGWQVLVQFLSESVVLASMGGVLGILLGITAARLVGKFARWPVLIAPEAAALAFLFAAAIGIFFGYWPARKASRLDPIEALRYE
- a CDS encoding metal ABC transporter permease codes for the protein MLADWLELGFLRRALAAGLLSAVGCGLLSPYVVLRRMSFAGHGLAHAAFGGATLALLIGVNLSLGGTVFACLLAVVLALWTRKGRVSEDSAIGMLVAASMALGVVCLSLQKRYTQDVFSFLFGNILACLPEDLIFSLGATALAVALALALARPLVSATFHEELAQVEGVPVDRMRLILFLLVAIEVVAAMKIVGAILVSALLVLPGAIALLFARRLVTVQIASLAIGVAAVLIGMFASYLLDLPSGAVIALVLFAGFGVTRGIVALQARFTR